One Paraburkholderia caffeinilytica DNA segment encodes these proteins:
- a CDS encoding alpha/beta hydrolase produces the protein MKTFKPLLLAVALAAGSVLANAATPVASATPDPMTSEFLKALNSSKGPALSALSPAQARQVLIDAQRSVKVDLSGIDVSNRTIEQDGVSVPITIVKPQGVTGTPPVFMFFHGGGWILGDFQTHERLVRDLVVQSGAVAVFVNYTPSPEARYPVAINQAYAATRWVAAHGNEIGVDGSRLAVVGNSVGGNMAAVVTLMARNKQGPAIRFQGLMWPVTDNNFNNGSYNSFPDGYFLSRASMKWFWDAYTKDPKQRNEIYASPLRASVEQLKGLPPALIQVAQFDVLTDEGQAYGRKLDAAGDEVMTVRYNGTIHDFGLLNALANDAPTKAATRQLADELQARLK, from the coding sequence ATGAAGACCTTCAAGCCTTTGCTACTCGCAGTTGCACTTGCTGCCGGCAGTGTCCTGGCCAACGCCGCGACCCCGGTCGCCTCCGCCACGCCGGATCCGATGACGAGCGAGTTCCTCAAGGCGCTGAACAGCAGCAAGGGACCGGCGCTCAGCGCCCTGTCGCCTGCGCAGGCCCGTCAGGTGTTGATCGATGCGCAGCGCAGCGTCAAGGTGGATCTGTCGGGTATCGACGTGTCCAACCGGACGATCGAGCAGGACGGCGTCAGCGTGCCGATTACCATCGTCAAGCCGCAAGGCGTCACGGGTACGCCGCCGGTCTTCATGTTCTTCCATGGCGGCGGCTGGATTCTTGGCGACTTCCAGACCCACGAGCGGTTGGTGCGCGATCTGGTCGTGCAATCGGGCGCTGTTGCTGTGTTCGTCAATTACACGCCGTCACCCGAAGCGCGCTACCCGGTGGCGATCAATCAGGCGTATGCGGCCACCCGATGGGTCGCGGCGCACGGCAATGAAATCGGCGTGGACGGCAGCCGCCTCGCGGTCGTCGGCAACAGCGTGGGCGGCAACATGGCAGCAGTCGTCACCTTGATGGCCAGGAACAAGCAAGGACCGGCGATCCGTTTTCAGGGGTTGATGTGGCCCGTTACGGACAACAACTTCAACAACGGCTCGTACAACAGCTTTCCGGATGGCTACTTCCTCAGCCGTGCGTCGATGAAGTGGTTCTGGGACGCGTACACAAAGGATCCGAAACAGCGCAATGAAATCTATGCGTCGCCGCTGCGCGCCTCCGTGGAGCAACTGAAGGGTCTGCCGCCTGCGCTCATTCAGGTCGCGCAGTTCGACGTGTTGACCGACGAGGGCCAGGCTTACGGCCGCAAGCTCGATGCAGCGGGCGACGAAGTTATGACGGTTCGCTACAACGGCACGATCCACGACTTTGGCTTGCTTAACGCACTCGCCAACGACGCGCCGACCAAGGCCGCAACCAGGCAGCTTGCCGACGAATTGCAAGCGCGTCTGAAGTAA
- a CDS encoding SDR family oxidoreductase yields the protein MQSDRAQPKVALVIGAGDATGGAIAMRFAREGYVACVTRRSADKLEPLVARIREQGGEAFGYGSDARKEEDVVALIERVEAEHGPIEVMVFNIGANVPCSILEETARKYFKVWEMACFSAFLNGREVAKRMVSRGRGTILFTGSTASVRGASNFAAFAGAKHALRALAQSMARELGPRNIHVAHVMVDGAIDTDFIRTTFPERYALKDQDGILRPEHIAENYWYLHQQPRDAWTFELDLRPYMERW from the coding sequence ATGCAATCAGACCGTGCGCAACCGAAAGTTGCGCTGGTGATTGGGGCAGGAGATGCCACAGGGGGAGCCATCGCCATGCGATTCGCTCGCGAGGGGTACGTCGCCTGTGTGACACGGAGATCGGCGGACAAACTGGAACCTCTTGTCGCCCGGATTCGCGAGCAGGGCGGCGAGGCATTCGGCTACGGCAGCGACGCCCGCAAAGAAGAGGATGTCGTCGCGCTGATCGAACGTGTCGAAGCTGAACATGGTCCGATCGAGGTGATGGTGTTCAACATCGGGGCGAACGTGCCCTGCAGTATTCTGGAAGAGACGGCGCGAAAGTATTTCAAGGTCTGGGAGATGGCTTGTTTCAGTGCATTTCTCAATGGCCGTGAGGTCGCAAAGCGCATGGTGTCCCGAGGACGCGGCACCATTTTGTTCACCGGCTCGACCGCCAGCGTTCGGGGAGCGTCGAACTTTGCCGCGTTCGCCGGCGCGAAGCATGCCCTTCGAGCGCTCGCACAAAGCATGGCCAGGGAGTTGGGACCCCGGAACATTCACGTCGCGCACGTCATGGTGGATGGCGCGATTGACACCGACTTCATTCGCACCACGTTTCCGGAACGCTACGCCCTGAAGGACCAGGACGGCATTCTACGTCCGGAGCATATTGCCGAAAACTACTGGTATCTGCACCAGCAACCGCGTGATGCGTGGACATTTGAGCTGGATCTGCGTCCGTATATGGAGCGTTGGTAA
- a CDS encoding TetR/AcrR family transcriptional regulator, whose translation MRYSSSHKEETRRKLIESSRAIAKEDGFASTSVDALMASVGLTGGAFYNHFPSKQALFDALIGEEASNSADLLAVDNGTPGGDLGKRLRSYLSTYHALHPESGCALPTLGPEIARATPAARNEVEKSLKRIQKSWSAHIDEPDAAWAVMAQCVGALLLARTVESERTRREILSSSRRFLGEALGIDTLK comes from the coding sequence ATGCGTTATTCAAGCTCGCATAAAGAAGAAACGCGACGCAAACTTATCGAAAGTAGTCGCGCTATCGCGAAGGAAGATGGCTTTGCGTCCACCAGTGTCGATGCGCTGATGGCGTCGGTTGGGCTCACGGGAGGCGCGTTCTACAATCACTTCCCTTCGAAGCAGGCGCTCTTCGATGCGCTGATCGGCGAGGAAGCATCCAACAGCGCCGACCTGCTTGCTGTAGACAACGGCACGCCCGGCGGCGATCTCGGCAAACGCCTGCGAAGCTACCTGAGCACGTATCACGCCCTGCATCCCGAGTCGGGCTGCGCACTGCCTACGCTCGGGCCGGAGATAGCGCGTGCAACGCCCGCCGCGCGCAACGAAGTCGAAAAATCGCTCAAGCGAATTCAGAAGAGCTGGAGCGCACACATCGACGAGCCGGATGCCGCCTGGGCGGTCATGGCGCAATGTGTCGGCGCCCTTTTGCTCGCGCGCACCGTGGAAAGCGAGCGCACACGCCGGGAAATCCTCAGCTCCAGCCGGCGTTTCCTCGGCGAAGCGCTTGGAATCGATACATTGAAGTGA